A DNA window from Fuerstiella sp. contains the following coding sequences:
- a CDS encoding Flp family type IVb pilin has protein sequence MTKFTNSIKKFLVSEDGPTAVEYAVMLALIIVVCIAAIQTVGSSANSKFEEVGNYLT, from the coding sequence ATGACTAAGTTTACAAACAGCATCAAAAAATTTCTGGTTTCTGAAGATGGTCCAACTGCAGTTGAATACGCAGTTATGCTGGCATTGATCATCGTCGTGTGTATTGCTGCTATCCAGACTGTAGGCAGCAGTGCCAACAGTAAGTTCGAAGAAGTCGGCAATTACCTCACGTAG